In Bacillus sp. Cs-700, one genomic interval encodes:
- a CDS encoding DNA/RNA non-specific endonuclease, whose product MISFETRNLQLTSRTERLSHSKNTLGKVKGQDHAGHLAGDRFGGLPKIDNLVSQLSEVNLIQYKKIEEEWAIALKEIPPKKVTTDVEIIYDGNDVRPEKFIVNYTIDGEWYFKIIKNTKE is encoded by the coding sequence ATTATAAGCTTTGAAACCAGAAACTTACAATTAACATCAAGAACAGAGAGGCTATCACACAGCAAAAATACTCTCGGTAAAGTAAAAGGGCAAGATCACGCGGGGCATTTAGCGGGCGATAGATTTGGAGGCCTACCTAAAATAGATAATTTGGTATCACAATTGAGTGAGGTTAACTTAATACAATATAAGAAAATAGAAGAAGAATGGGCTATAGCTTTGAAAGAGATTCCCCCTAAAAAAGTAACGACTGATGTGGAAATTATTTACGATGGGAACGATGTGCGACCTGAGAAATTTATAGTTAATTATACAATTGATGGTGAGTGGTACTTTAAAATTATTAAAAATACTAAGGAGTGA